The Deltaproteobacteria bacterium genome includes a window with the following:
- a CDS encoding DUF952 domain-containing protein, whose translation MARKTVPRLPRNPVVPKAHRSGAGAHRSPLDYRRSGARADIDEQLGEAPPIIYHLVPEPYYRGIAPEEPYVSERYYDEGFIHFTAPVAELAAAGNRHYRSDPRPYLMLEVDELMLTAPVRYEDPGRIFPHLYGPLNRDAITTVRHFRRAADGTFIGPGEPAET comes from the coding sequence ATGGCCCGGAAAACCGTACCCCGTCTCCCCCGCAATCCGGTTGTACCCAAGGCGCACCGCTCGGGCGCAGGCGCCCACCGGTCCCCGCTCGACTACCGGCGGAGCGGCGCCCGCGCCGACATTGACGAGCAACTCGGCGAGGCACCCCCCATCATCTATCACCTGGTTCCCGAACCCTACTACCGGGGAATCGCGCCGGAAGAACCCTACGTGAGCGAACGCTACTATGACGAAGGGTTTATCCATTTCACCGCGCCCGTGGCCGAACTGGCCGCTGCCGGAAACCGCCACTACCGCAGCGACCCGAGGCCGTATCTCATGCTCGAAGTGGATGAGCTGATGCTCACCGCACCTGTCCGGTACGAAGACCCCGGCCGGATCTTCCCGCACCTCTATGGCCCCTTGAACCGGGATGCGATCACCACCGTCCGGCATTTCCGCCGGGCCGCGGACGGCACTTTCATCGGGCCAGGAGAACCGGCCGAGACATGA
- a CDS encoding MFS transporter, whose product MNGQLPGSAPDWRALRPTVIALLGLILPMMLTFVLPKRLEDLGAPLDTVGRIMSMWGWAPMLLIPIIGHFMDRYGRKPFALTGALLMAISSIGFALASTPDWPVYACRAVQGLGFVMGYTAITAAQADLSPGSVLPRVYLVTGIWALLMHVIGPVAGELIYRQFGYAPVAWLALAASLVAAGMILVLPESRTANPAGTPPEAPNGIIRFMRERGILPVLFFNLVEVAAYTATVTFIMTFARAQGLPSTRLFFFAYPLMGIALRLLFSRAPGRFGTQRVIYATMIFYVAGIGSLAWLQTPAHLFIAGLAVGAGITFVNPLLSALAIERAGDPAYTGRISGWFVFAWCLGGTLAPLLFGIVAGNAGYPAMFLSVAAMLLAGNLLFAWSDWRLARIVSAPLFPPMRGTPLR is encoded by the coding sequence TTGAACGGCCAGCTCCCGGGCTCTGCACCCGACTGGCGGGCGCTTCGTCCGACCGTCATCGCGCTGCTCGGCCTCATCCTGCCGATGATGCTGACCTTCGTGCTGCCCAAGCGGCTCGAGGATCTCGGCGCGCCACTGGACACCGTCGGACGCATCATGAGCATGTGGGGATGGGCGCCGATGCTCCTCATCCCCATCATCGGGCATTTCATGGACCGGTACGGGCGCAAGCCCTTTGCCCTGACGGGCGCGCTTCTCATGGCCATTTCCTCCATTGGCTTCGCCCTCGCCAGCACACCGGACTGGCCGGTCTATGCCTGCCGGGCGGTCCAGGGACTTGGATTCGTGATGGGCTACACCGCGATCACCGCCGCACAGGCCGATCTCTCGCCCGGCAGCGTGCTTCCGCGGGTGTACCTCGTCACCGGCATCTGGGCCCTCCTCATGCATGTCATCGGGCCGGTCGCGGGTGAACTGATCTACCGCCAATTCGGTTACGCCCCGGTGGCCTGGCTCGCCCTCGCGGCCTCGCTCGTTGCAGCCGGCATGATCCTGGTACTGCCCGAGAGCCGGACGGCAAATCCGGCAGGCACACCCCCGGAAGCCCCAAACGGGATCATCCGGTTCATGCGAGAGCGGGGAATCCTGCCCGTCCTGTTTTTCAATCTGGTGGAAGTTGCCGCCTACACGGCCACTGTCACCTTCATCATGACGTTCGCGCGTGCGCAGGGGCTTCCGTCCACGCGGCTCTTCTTCTTTGCCTACCCATTGATGGGGATAGCCCTGCGGCTCCTGTTCAGCCGCGCACCGGGCAGGTTCGGAACGCAGCGGGTGATCTACGCCACGATGATCTTCTATGTCGCGGGTATCGGATCGCTCGCCTGGCTGCAAACGCCTGCACATCTGTTCATCGCCGGACTCGCCGTGGGCGCCGGGATCACGTTCGTTAACCCGCTTCTCTCGGCCCTTGCTATCGAACGGGCCGGCGACCCGGCCTACACCGGACGGATCAGCGGATGGTTCGTGTTCGCCTGGTGTCTGGGCGGAACGCTCGCGCCGCTCCTGTTCGGTATCGTCGCCGGGAACGCGGGCTACCCGGCCATGTTCCTCTCCGTGGCGGCGATGCTGCTCGCGGGCAACCTCCTTTTCGCCTGGAGCGACTGGCGGCTGGCAAGGATAGTTTCCGCTCCCCTGTTTCCGCCCATGCGGGGAACGCCGCTCCGCTGA
- a CDS encoding 50S ribosomal protein L11 methyltransferase, protein MATPPDDPLGTTTGWIEVELALDPRLADEASALLFAHGATGAEELPPEEGRARLRAWFPVTVEPQSSEIWLSDLYRSAAQVHTDLKPVRVRISSVEEKDWAESWKSCFAPLRVGRLLRILPSWLDAGDTGRDPSLSPDARIVRLDPGMAFGTGTHPTTFMCLEHLEQLARDRRCELGRIWDWGTGSGILAIAAAKLGGASVLGTDTSAQAIQAAQDNARLNDAGNATGFVHRPVSRIEGPFDLILANLYAEVLLKDGPEALKRLAPGGTFIASGFVAERATEIEKMLASAGLLEVARASRRDSVQTDTEEWVSLRWVRP, encoded by the coding sequence ATGGCGACTCCACCCGACGACCCGCTTGGAACCACGACCGGTTGGATCGAGGTCGAACTGGCCCTCGATCCCCGCCTGGCCGACGAGGCCAGCGCGCTCCTGTTCGCGCATGGAGCCACCGGTGCCGAGGAGCTGCCGCCGGAAGAAGGCCGTGCCCGGCTCCGGGCGTGGTTTCCGGTTACCGTGGAGCCGCAGTCGTCCGAAATCTGGCTGTCGGACCTGTACCGTTCCGCCGCCCAGGTCCATACGGATTTGAAACCGGTACGGGTGCGGATCAGTTCAGTCGAGGAAAAGGACTGGGCCGAGAGCTGGAAATCCTGCTTCGCGCCACTCCGGGTCGGCCGGCTGCTCCGGATCCTGCCGTCGTGGCTCGATGCAGGCGATACCGGGCGCGACCCGTCGCTGTCGCCGGACGCACGCATCGTCCGCCTCGATCCCGGCATGGCGTTCGGAACCGGCACCCATCCTACCACGTTCATGTGCCTTGAGCATCTGGAACAGCTGGCCCGCGACCGGCGGTGCGAACTCGGAAGGATTTGGGACTGGGGAACCGGAAGCGGAATCCTCGCCATCGCAGCGGCGAAACTGGGCGGCGCGTCCGTGCTCGGAACCGACACATCGGCCCAAGCCATCCAGGCGGCCCAGGACAACGCCCGGCTGAATGATGCCGGGAACGCGACCGGGTTCGTCCACCGTCCGGTCTCCCGGATCGAGGGACCGTTCGACCTGATCCTGGCCAATCTGTATGCCGAAGTGCTGCTCAAGGACGGGCCCGAAGCGCTGAAGCGGCTCGCGCCGGGCGGCACGTTCATTGCCAGCGGGTTTGTGGCCGAGCGTGCCACCGAAATCGAGAAGATGCTCGCCAGTGCCGGGCTCCTGGAGGTTGCACGGGCCTCCAGACGCGATTCGGTGCAAACCGACACGGAGGAGTGGGTATCCCTCCGGTGGGTTCGACCCTAG
- a CDS encoding DUF4124 domain-containing protein has protein sequence MRLESRAVFCALMIGAAMLAAAAPSHLAAKDYYEWVDDQGVNHFTDEFSKVPPQYRGRTTVRGARVLRSGTGEPDTAEAGQEAGTERVASPGKRAVILSTVESSFELPRAFSSDRGVWKEEEFRELGQGTGPGGEFFFSSADAKVQIRTWPGQKPKSRLSALVTALQLAQDYGKEHPPEKLRREDAMGPVIIPSGHVVVMFLVRGSSDDKAPAAYVQYIMGPSGTAMLRWTGDYFYYDPISQEVLVGWQSLSGPVRMEAFSVSDLEHPWIMGAVVGLAVLLAASVVLGFLLVRRIRGY, from the coding sequence ATGAGGCTAGAGAGCCGGGCCGTATTTTGCGCCCTGATGATTGGTGCAGCGATGCTGGCGGCGGCTGCGCCGTCTCATCTTGCCGCCAAAGACTACTACGAATGGGTGGATGACCAGGGAGTCAACCACTTCACCGACGAGTTCTCCAAGGTGCCGCCACAGTACCGGGGCCGGACGACGGTCCGGGGGGCACGCGTGCTGAGGTCCGGGACGGGCGAGCCGGATACGGCCGAGGCGGGGCAGGAGGCGGGGACGGAGCGGGTCGCCTCGCCCGGAAAAAGGGCGGTGATCCTGTCCACCGTGGAGTCCTCCTTCGAGCTGCCCCGGGCGTTCTCGTCCGACAGGGGCGTCTGGAAAGAGGAGGAGTTCCGCGAACTGGGCCAGGGAACCGGTCCCGGCGGCGAGTTCTTTTTTAGCAGCGCGGATGCGAAGGTCCAGATTCGCACATGGCCCGGGCAAAAGCCGAAGAGCCGGCTCTCGGCCCTGGTGACGGCGCTGCAACTGGCACAGGATTATGGGAAAGAGCATCCCCCTGAAAAGCTCCGGCGGGAGGATGCGATGGGGCCGGTCATCATCCCGTCAGGCCACGTTGTCGTGATGTTCCTCGTGCGCGGATCTTCTGATGACAAGGCGCCTGCAGCCTACGTCCAGTACATCATGGGGCCGTCCGGCACGGCCATGCTTCGATGGACCGGCGACTACTTCTATTATGACCCCATTTCCCAGGAGGTCCTGGTGGGCTGGCAGAGCCTCTCCGGTCCAGTCCGGATGGAGGCATTTTCGGTAAGCGACCTCGAACACCCCTGGATCATGGGCGCTGTGGTGGGGCTGGCCGTGCTGCTGGCGGCGTCGGTGGTGCTCGGGTTTCTTCTGGTGCGGCGGATTCGCGGATATTGA